From one Bifidobacterium sp. WK012_4_13 genomic stretch:
- the der gene encoding bifunctional cytidylate kinase/GTPase Der, producing MIRVAIDGPAGVGKSSTSKALARHFGFAYLDTGAMYRASAWWCMKQGLDLDGSEADERQITETVADLFAQGHIDIDLDPDRAGITVDGQDISEDIRSSEVSSHVSTVSSIIPVRHVLIAAQKAYIAAENDESSYSHGAGIVAEGRDITTVVAPDAEVRVLLTAREEVREARRLGQSVQGIGTDDVAARDRADSKVTSFLKASDGVTTVDNSDMDFKQTLDVLIGLVEDAEELRSYEDYAANLEGYDLEDQDRDLIASSGPAQDVEDRPRQQVGVLAIVGRPNVGKSTLVNRILGRRVAVVEDTPGVTRDRVSYDAEWAGTNFKIVDTGGWEAGVEGIDSAVASQAEIAVGLSDAVVLVVDGQVGMTASDERMVAMLRASGKPIVLAVNKVDGADAEYMAAEFWKLGMGEPYPISAMHGRGIGELLDIAMDTLAKTKHTSGLLTPTHLRRIALVGRPNVGKSSLLNQLAQEERAVVNDLAGTTRDPIDEVVNINDEDWLFIDTAGIKRRMHRVSGADYYSSLRTQAALERSELALVLFDVSQPISDQDLKIMSQAVDAGRAIVLVFNKWDLLDEFGRKRLERLWETEFERVTWAQRVNLSALTGWHTNRLTSAMNTALESWDKRIPTGKLNAFLGKIQAAHPHPLRGGKQPRVLFATQASTRPPRFVIFATGFLEHGYRRYIERCLREEFGFEGSPMQISVNIREKHRK from the coding sequence ATGATTCGCGTTGCAATCGATGGACCCGCGGGGGTTGGCAAGTCATCCACGTCGAAGGCGCTGGCCAGGCATTTCGGTTTCGCGTATCTCGATACGGGTGCGATGTATCGTGCCAGCGCGTGGTGGTGCATGAAGCAGGGATTGGATCTGGATGGCTCCGAAGCCGATGAGCGTCAGATTACCGAGACGGTCGCCGATCTGTTCGCTCAGGGACATATCGACATTGACCTGGATCCGGATAGAGCCGGAATCACGGTCGATGGGCAGGATATTTCCGAGGACATCCGTTCCTCTGAGGTGTCGTCTCATGTCTCGACGGTGTCGAGCATCATTCCGGTTCGGCATGTCCTGATAGCAGCTCAGAAGGCATACATCGCCGCAGAGAACGACGAGAGCTCATATTCGCACGGAGCAGGAATCGTCGCCGAAGGCCGCGACATCACCACAGTGGTCGCCCCTGATGCAGAGGTTCGTGTGCTGCTGACGGCTCGTGAGGAAGTGCGTGAGGCGCGCAGACTCGGTCAGTCGGTCCAGGGCATCGGCACGGATGACGTCGCCGCTCGCGACAGGGCGGATTCGAAGGTGACGAGCTTCCTGAAGGCATCCGACGGCGTCACTACGGTAGACAACTCCGATATGGACTTCAAGCAGACTCTCGATGTCCTGATCGGGCTGGTAGAGGATGCCGAAGAGCTTCGCTCCTACGAGGACTATGCCGCGAACCTTGAGGGATATGACCTAGAGGACCAGGATCGCGACCTTATCGCATCGTCAGGTCCCGCGCAGGATGTGGAGGATCGGCCCAGGCAGCAGGTCGGCGTCCTCGCGATCGTGGGTCGGCCCAACGTCGGCAAATCCACCTTGGTGAATCGCATCCTTGGTCGTCGAGTCGCCGTCGTCGAAGACACCCCGGGGGTCACGCGCGACCGGGTGAGCTACGATGCCGAATGGGCCGGAACCAACTTCAAGATAGTGGATACCGGTGGCTGGGAGGCTGGTGTCGAAGGCATCGATTCAGCGGTCGCCTCTCAGGCGGAGATCGCTGTCGGACTTTCGGACGCAGTCGTTCTGGTAGTTGACGGCCAGGTGGGCATGACAGCGAGCGATGAACGCATGGTCGCCATGCTTCGTGCATCGGGAAAGCCCATCGTGCTCGCGGTGAACAAGGTTGATGGCGCTGACGCCGAATATATGGCTGCGGAGTTCTGGAAACTGGGCATGGGGGAGCCATACCCGATCTCCGCGATGCATGGCCGTGGCATAGGTGAGCTTCTTGACATCGCCATGGATACCCTCGCGAAGACGAAGCATACTTCGGGTCTGCTCACACCAACCCACCTGCGACGGATTGCACTGGTCGGACGTCCTAACGTCGGGAAGTCCTCGCTTCTGAACCAGCTGGCTCAGGAAGAGCGGGCGGTGGTGAATGACCTGGCAGGCACCACGCGCGATCCAATCGACGAGGTCGTCAACATCAACGACGAAGACTGGCTTTTCATCGATACAGCGGGTATCAAGCGTCGCATGCACAGGGTCTCCGGAGCGGACTACTATTCGAGCCTTCGCACGCAGGCTGCGCTCGAACGAAGCGAACTGGCTCTTGTGCTCTTCGATGTTTCCCAGCCGATTTCAGACCAGGACTTGAAGATAATGAGCCAGGCGGTCGATGCTGGACGGGCAATCGTCCTGGTATTCAACAAGTGGGACCTGCTTGATGAATTCGGACGCAAGCGTCTTGAACGATTGTGGGAGACGGAATTCGAACGCGTCACATGGGCTCAGAGAGTGAATCTTTCCGCGTTGACCGGATGGCACACCAATCGCCTGACCTCTGCTATGAACACAGCCTTGGAATCATGGGACAAGCGCATCCCAACAGGCAAGCTGAATGCATTCCTCGGCAAGATTCAGGCAGCCCACCCACACCCTCTGCGTGGCGGCAAGCAGCCAAGAGTGCTTTTCGCGACACAGGCATCGACGAGGCCTCCGCGATTCGTGATATTCGCGACAGGGTTCCTCGAGCATGGCTACCGTCGCTATATCGAGCGCTGTCTGCGGGAGGAGTTCGG
- a CDS encoding pseudouridine synthase, producing the protein MPHSYEHAYKANDQNEDGIRLQKILAQAGFGSRRKCEQIITEGRVEVDGELVTELGSRVDPKHQQIRVDGSRIHVNDRHITLILNKPKKVLSTMDDPKGRFTLRDIIGDKYERVFHMGRLDYDSEGLILMTDDGELAQHVMHPKYQVKKTYIATIEGKIGGNVCRRLVTQGVRLKDGVISFDHCAIIDQNREHTIVKVILHSGRNRIVRRAFGAIGFPVRRLVRVQIGPIKLGDVKPGSFRIMSQVELKSLEKAVEL; encoded by the coding sequence ATGCCTCACTCTTATGAACATGCCTACAAGGCAAACGATCAAAACGAAGATGGAATTCGTCTGCAGAAGATTCTGGCCCAAGCAGGATTTGGTTCACGACGGAAATGTGAACAGATCATAACCGAGGGCCGGGTCGAAGTCGATGGGGAACTGGTTACTGAGCTTGGTTCACGTGTGGATCCGAAACATCAGCAGATTCGCGTCGATGGTTCGAGAATCCATGTGAACGATAGACATATCACCCTGATTCTGAACAAGCCGAAGAAGGTGCTGTCGACGATGGACGATCCCAAGGGGCGCTTCACCCTGCGGGACATCATCGGCGACAAATATGAGCGCGTATTCCACATGGGAAGGCTTGACTACGATTCAGAGGGCCTGATTCTGATGACCGATGACGGCGAGCTTGCGCAGCACGTGATGCATCCCAAGTATCAGGTCAAGAAGACATATATCGCCACGATCGAAGGAAAGATCGGAGGAAACGTCTGCCGCCGTCTCGTCACCCAGGGCGTTCGTCTCAAGGATGGCGTCATTTCCTTCGACCATTGCGCGATAATCGACCAGAATCGTGAGCATACGATCGTCAAGGTCATTCTGCACTCCGGTAGGAACCGTATAGTCAGAAGGGCCTTCGGAGCCATAGGATTCCCTGTCAGGCGTCTCGTCCGCGTGCAGATTGGACCCATCAAGCTTGGCGATGTCAAGCCTGGCTCATTCCGCATCATGTCACAGGTCGAGCTGAAATCACTCGAAAAGGCGGTTGAGCTATGA
- a CDS encoding MIP/aquaporin family protein, protein MSENLDQVYSTSTPSQKPHIGVRVGAELVGTYFVCVMLFVVGTLGQVLYGANTLLIAVSTAASYGIVSAILGKLSGAHYNPAVTVAALFTAKISWLDALLYIVAQVVGAIAAAATVVGILPSSSSIPDKTWLTYVVNGFDKGSTSNSILAQTEITFNITMAIVVELIASIVVIAAAVKTLRSDGEAEKNHSLIMAVAYGIGAAVTFPITGASMNPARSTGIALIAQNKGLDQYPLQQLWIFWVCPLLAAAIVSLVIILLNMLKAAQTSKALADEIAADEQAGFEDSEGVDPSAEDFQQDGQVEDATYQGSDDADGDNADAAEEDGSFGSEKEPDAEEGGEKPDSPADTDEGVKSN, encoded by the coding sequence ATGTCAGAAAACCTCGATCAGGTTTATTCCACAAGCACTCCTTCGCAAAAGCCCCATATCGGCGTTCGAGTCGGTGCCGAACTCGTTGGCACGTATTTCGTATGCGTCATGCTCTTTGTCGTCGGAACGCTCGGTCAAGTGCTGTATGGTGCGAACACGCTGCTCATCGCCGTTTCCACCGCTGCCTCATATGGCATCGTGAGCGCAATACTAGGCAAGCTGTCAGGAGCTCATTACAACCCTGCGGTAACCGTCGCGGCACTTTTCACGGCGAAGATCTCTTGGCTGGACGCACTGCTTTACATCGTCGCTCAGGTCGTTGGTGCAATCGCTGCCGCAGCTACGGTCGTGGGCATACTGCCTTCGTCAAGCTCGATTCCCGACAAGACCTGGCTCACCTATGTAGTGAACGGATTCGACAAGGGCTCGACGTCCAACAGCATCCTTGCCCAGACTGAAATCACCTTCAACATCACGATGGCGATCGTCGTCGAACTGATTGCCAGCATCGTCGTCATCGCTGCCGCCGTGAAGACACTTCGCTCCGACGGTGAAGCGGAGAAAAACCACTCGCTGATCATGGCAGTCGCGTACGGCATCGGCGCTGCAGTGACATTCCCCATCACAGGTGCAAGCATGAATCCTGCACGCTCGACAGGCATCGCGCTCATCGCACAGAACAAGGGTCTGGATCAATACCCGCTTCAGCAGCTTTGGATCTTCTGGGTATGCCCTCTTCTCGCTGCGGCCATCGTGTCCCTTGTCATCATCTTGCTCAACATGCTGAAGGCTGCACAGACAAGCAAGGCACTAGCTGACGAGATCGCGGCCGATGAACAGGCCGGATTCGAGGATTCCGAAGGCGTGGACCCCTCTGCCGAAGACTTCCAGCAAGATGGTCAGGTCGAGGATGCCACGTATCAGGGCTCCGACGACGCAGACGGCGACAATGCCGATGCGGCCGAGGAGGACGGTTCCTTCGGTTCAGAGAAGGAGCCAGACGCTGAAGAAGGTGGAGAGAAGCCCGATTCCCCAGCAGATACTGATGAAGGCGTCAAATCCAACTGA
- a CDS encoding DUF3017 domain-containing protein: MRRHPFVSESHEGSPAFEWIVLGVVACCTLLAVLRHQMAATIIISVAAIVLGLLRIILRQRSPWKVRSVGFDAFISICWGIGLLSTFFSVWLLL, translated from the coding sequence ATGCGCAGGCACCCCTTCGTCTCCGAAAGCCATGAAGGTTCGCCTGCCTTCGAATGGATCGTGCTTGGCGTAGTCGCATGCTGCACGCTGCTTGCGGTGCTGAGGCATCAAATGGCCGCAACGATAATAATATCGGTTGCGGCCATCGTCCTTGGCCTGCTGCGTATCATCCTACGTCAGCGAAGCCCTTGGAAGGTACGTTCAGTTGGATTTGACGCCTTCATCAGTATCTGCTGGGGAATCGGGCTTCTCTCCACCTTCTTCAGCGTCTGGCTCCTTCTCTGA
- the purH gene encoding bifunctional phosphoribosylaminoimidazolecarboxamide formyltransferase/IMP cyclohydrolase, protein MPDSYRPIHRALVSIFHKEGIEVLARSFKDAGTEVVSTGSTAKRLEELGVDVIPVEQVTGFPESLDGRVKTLDPHIHSGILADMTNPEHRSQLSELGIKPFDLVVVNLYPFADTVRSGADDAQVIEKIDIGGPSMIRGAAKNHASVAVITDPADYALAADRVLNGKGFSLEERRWLAAKAFAQTSAYDATIAEWTSSRWSEPETVSQKESGADTASPAFSTTLSRTWDLAHTLRYGENPHQQAALYVDPLNQTGFAHAEQLGGKPMSYNNYVDADSAWRSVWDFVPSIAVAVDKHSNPCGLAIGKTVAEAHRKAHACDPMSAYGGVIAANTTVSLEMAQQIKPIFTEVIVAPDYDDDALALLQTKKNLRILKVANPPRDQHQLRQIDGGMLVQGKDLIDAPGDGAQSWKLVAGSQADETTMRDLKFAWRAIRSVKSNAILIARDQATVGIGMGQVNRVDSSQLAVTRANTLADGANRTMGAVAASDAFFPFPDGFEILANAGVKAVVQPGGSIRDEAVFEAAHKAGVTMYVTGTRHFFH, encoded by the coding sequence ATGCCAGATAGTTATCGTCCGATTCACCGAGCTTTGGTCTCAATCTTTCATAAGGAAGGCATCGAGGTGCTTGCCCGGTCCTTCAAGGATGCAGGAACCGAGGTCGTCTCCACCGGTTCGACGGCGAAGAGGCTCGAGGAGCTCGGTGTCGATGTCATTCCGGTCGAACAGGTGACGGGATTCCCCGAGAGCCTCGATGGGCGGGTGAAGACCTTGGATCCTCATATCCATTCAGGCATCCTGGCCGACATGACGAATCCGGAACATCGCAGTCAGCTGTCGGAGCTTGGAATCAAGCCCTTCGACCTTGTCGTCGTCAATCTGTATCCCTTTGCCGATACCGTGCGTTCCGGCGCGGACGACGCACAGGTAATCGAGAAGATCGATATCGGCGGACCGTCCATGATTCGCGGCGCCGCAAAGAACCATGCCTCTGTGGCAGTGATCACCGATCCTGCCGACTACGCGCTGGCCGCTGATCGAGTGCTCAACGGCAAGGGCTTCAGCCTTGAGGAACGCCGATGGCTGGCAGCGAAGGCATTCGCTCAGACCTCCGCATACGATGCGACCATTGCCGAATGGACCTCTTCGCGCTGGTCGGAGCCTGAGACGGTGAGTCAGAAGGAATCAGGCGCAGATACCGCGTCGCCCGCGTTCTCCACAACGCTTTCGAGGACATGGGATCTTGCCCATACGCTCAGATATGGCGAGAATCCACACCAGCAGGCGGCCCTCTATGTGGATCCACTGAATCAGACCGGCTTCGCGCATGCCGAGCAGCTTGGCGGAAAGCCAATGAGCTACAACAACTATGTGGATGCTGACTCCGCATGGCGCAGTGTCTGGGATTTCGTGCCCAGCATCGCCGTCGCCGTTGACAAGCATTCAAATCCATGCGGTCTGGCCATCGGAAAAACCGTGGCAGAGGCTCATCGCAAGGCCCATGCATGCGATCCGATGAGCGCGTATGGTGGCGTCATCGCGGCCAATACGACGGTTTCGCTTGAGATGGCTCAACAGATCAAGCCCATCTTCACGGAGGTGATCGTAGCTCCGGACTATGACGATGATGCATTGGCATTGTTGCAGACCAAAAAGAACCTTCGCATTCTCAAGGTCGCCAATCCGCCGAGGGACCAGCATCAGCTCCGTCAGATAGACGGTGGCATGCTCGTGCAGGGCAAGGACCTGATCGACGCTCCTGGCGACGGTGCGCAGTCATGGAAGCTCGTGGCAGGAAGCCAGGCTGATGAGACGACGATGCGCGATCTGAAGTTTGCATGGAGGGCGATCCGTTCGGTGAAGTCGAATGCGATTCTCATCGCTCGAGATCAGGCGACGGTCGGCATCGGCATGGGGCAGGTCAATCGAGTGGACTCAAGTCAGCTGGCAGTCACCAGGGCGAACACCTTGGCGGATGGTGCCAATCGCACCATGGGAGCGGTAGCGGCCTCAGACGCATTCTTCCCGTTCCCGGATGGCTTTGAGATTCTTGCGAATGCAGGCGTGAAGGCCGTGGTCCAGCCGGGTGGCTCGATTCGAGATGAGGCTGTCTTCGAGGCGGCGCACAAGGCGGGCGTCACGATGTATGTGACCGGAACCCGTCATTTCTTCCACTGA
- a CDS encoding DUF6350 family protein, giving the protein MTRQIHMWSRGAGIALAAMAIYAVAIVSFISLTLLVISMEEGGANLSDSTVSLTGAVVLLSQGIGFSSGSFTLGITPLLLTGLLIALIRQLAQRLGTSLLGYVAGLVTWMILNLLFIQNASVNLSGSLASHLVRSSLVFSLGYLLSGIADWREIKALKSLYQSRVSSQIRLIVRMGMITWLLISAVFLVISLCTCVYWAVVNHQGMARLFTLLNMGMGSRILTTIACLMWLPNLLMWALAWLTGSNFQIGDAGYFSMWLGKSTDLPPIPVFGLLPDQVSNDVIRTIVLTIPLVVGFIAALLVIVHPRSCDAWKIITCKADEISNKQTIIRLAYPIGALCITASLLVVSFLCLYGVSNGPLGKSRLAHVGVSTQEAIRSVAQPTFLGFTLAWVLVAVIIAFKVGLHVVVANIHRRAEEAKDGDVESLHETDTVSGSAGESSRVISSKDFGSTETSTTVLVHAENLGSSDSKADANAKEDS; this is encoded by the coding sequence ATGACCAGACAGATTCACATGTGGTCGCGGGGAGCGGGCATTGCCTTGGCAGCAATGGCCATATACGCCGTTGCCATTGTGTCTTTCATCTCTCTGACCCTCCTCGTCATCTCGATGGAGGAGGGGGGAGCCAACCTTTCCGACAGCACCGTTTCCCTCACCGGGGCCGTGGTCCTGCTCTCCCAGGGCATCGGATTCAGTTCGGGAAGCTTCACGCTGGGCATCACGCCACTGCTGCTGACGGGGCTGCTGATCGCCTTGATCCGACAGCTTGCCCAGCGTCTGGGCACTTCGTTGCTGGGCTATGTCGCGGGACTCGTCACATGGATGATTCTGAATCTGCTGTTCATACAGAACGCTTCCGTGAACCTGAGCGGGTCGCTGGCTTCTCATCTCGTCCGTTCCTCGCTGGTCTTCTCTCTGGGATACCTTCTTTCCGGAATCGCGGATTGGAGGGAAATCAAGGCGCTCAAGTCGCTCTATCAGAGCCGCGTATCCAGTCAGATACGCCTGATCGTTCGCATGGGAATGATCACCTGGCTTCTGATAAGTGCGGTCTTTCTTGTCATCTCGCTCTGCACATGCGTGTATTGGGCAGTGGTCAATCACCAAGGAATGGCGCGTCTGTTCACGCTTCTCAACATGGGCATGGGCTCACGCATCCTGACGACCATCGCCTGCCTCATGTGGCTGCCCAATCTACTCATGTGGGCCTTGGCCTGGCTTACCGGTTCCAATTTCCAGATCGGTGATGCCGGCTACTTCAGCATGTGGCTGGGCAAGTCGACGGATCTGCCCCCCATTCCCGTGTTCGGTCTGCTGCCGGATCAGGTCAGCAATGACGTCATACGCACGATTGTGCTGACGATTCCACTGGTCGTCGGCTTCATCGCAGCGCTGCTGGTGATAGTGCATCCACGAAGCTGCGATGCCTGGAAGATCATCACATGCAAGGCCGATGAAATCAGCAACAAGCAGACGATCATCAGACTGGCCTATCCCATAGGCGCCCTGTGCATCACCGCGAGCCTCCTCGTCGTGAGCTTCCTTTGCCTATACGGCGTCAGCAATGGTCCGCTCGGCAAGAGTCGTCTGGCGCATGTCGGAGTGAGCACTCAGGAGGCGATTCGCAGCGTCGCTCAGCCCACATTCCTGGGATTCACCCTCGCCTGGGTGCTGGTGGCCGTCATCATCGCGTTCAAGGTGGGATTGCATGTCGTGGTGGCGAACATACATCGCCGGGCTGAGGAAGCGAAGGATGGCGATGTCGAAAGTCTGCATGAGACTGATACTGTCTCCGGATCGGCCGGGGAGAGTTCCAGAGTCATCAGTAGCAAGGACTTTGGCAGCACGGAGACATCCACGACGGTTCTTGTACACGCAGAAAATTTGGGTAGCAGCGATTCGAAGGCTGATGCCAATGCCAAGGAGGATTCATAA
- the sucD gene encoding succinate--CoA ligase subunit alpha, with protein sequence MSLFVENGASVMVQGMTGHQGMTHTERMLRAGTRIVAGVNPRKAGSSVSFDDGNGSATDIPVFADCAAARAATGASVSVIFVPPRFAKNAMLEAIDAGIELIVVITEGIPVFDTAYCVAKAAERGARIIGPNCPGLMTLPDPDDSDAKGTNLGIIPDGIVGSGPLGLISKSGTLTYQLMGELSDIGFTACIGIGGDPIVGTTLLEALQAFNDDSRTKACVLIGEIGGDAEQQAALWAHEHMSKPIVAYVAGFTAPEGRQMGHAGAIVSGHKGTAQAKKETLEGVGIQVGRTPGETANIMRGVLKTQKLI encoded by the coding sequence ATGTCACTCTTCGTTGAAAATGGGGCTTCCGTCATGGTCCAAGGCATGACAGGGCATCAGGGCATGACCCATACCGAGAGAATGCTCAGGGCGGGTACGCGTATCGTCGCCGGCGTGAATCCACGCAAGGCCGGAAGCTCGGTTAGCTTCGACGATGGCAACGGTTCAGCCACCGACATTCCTGTCTTCGCTGACTGCGCAGCGGCGAGAGCGGCGACCGGCGCTTCGGTCAGCGTCATCTTCGTCCCCCCGAGATTTGCGAAAAATGCCATGCTCGAGGCAATCGATGCCGGCATCGAGCTTATCGTGGTGATCACCGAGGGCATTCCGGTGTTCGATACCGCCTATTGCGTTGCAAAGGCTGCAGAGCGCGGTGCTCGCATCATCGGACCGAATTGTCCTGGACTGATGACCCTGCCAGATCCGGATGATTCGGATGCGAAGGGCACCAATCTTGGAATAATTCCGGACGGCATCGTGGGCTCAGGCCCCCTGGGCCTGATTTCGAAGTCGGGCACGCTGACCTATCAGCTTATGGGAGAGCTCTCGGACATCGGCTTCACCGCCTGCATCGGCATCGGTGGAGACCCCATCGTAGGCACCACACTGCTTGAGGCTTTGCAGGCCTTCAACGACGATTCACGCACCAAGGCCTGCGTGCTCATCGGTGAAATAGGCGGAGACGCTGAACAGCAGGCCGCCCTCTGGGCTCATGAGCATATGAGCAAGCCCATCGTCGCCTATGTCGCAGGATTCACCGCGCCGGAAGGCAGACAGATGGGCCATGCGGGTGCGATCGTGTCTGGGCACAAGGGCACAGCGCAGGCGAAGAAGGAGACATTGGAAGGCGTGGGCATTCAGGTTGGCCGCACTCCTGGTGAAACGGCGAATATCATGCGCGGGGTTCTGAAGACACAGAAGCTCATATGA
- the sucC gene encoding ADP-forming succinate--CoA ligase subunit beta, protein MDLYEYQARELLQEEGIALPKAIFAQNSHEVAQAAQTIGYPCMVKGQVKIGHRGQAGGIRMAKDLDSAILTSEQILPMSIHGHKCSGVLVAEAKNIIHEYYVSISLDRDSRDFDVLATAHGGTEVEEIAKSHPEAVKRLHISPLEDFDIEAATDMAKAIGFYHADVDQAAEILLKMWRVFTKNDATLVEINPLAKIGDPEDESSKSLSALDAKISLDDNAAFRHDGWKRFSDPIRVDPFEQQAREHGLHYVHLHGEVGVIGNGAGLVMSSLDAVSGAGEEQKSGVKPANFLDIGGGASAEVMNKSLSIVLSDPQVVSVLVNVYGGITSCEQVAQGIILALDEIVSPKPVVVRFDGNQAAEGLRILENSGNPRVHVAKTMEEAAHVAASLAAQQTTKVPIAGREGL, encoded by the coding sequence ATGGATTTATACGAATATCAGGCACGAGAGCTGCTGCAAGAAGAGGGGATTGCGCTTCCAAAGGCCATATTCGCTCAGAACTCTCATGAGGTTGCCCAGGCAGCTCAGACGATCGGCTACCCTTGCATGGTCAAGGGCCAGGTAAAGATCGGCCATCGTGGTCAGGCCGGCGGCATCAGAATGGCCAAGGACCTGGACAGTGCGATTCTTACTTCCGAGCAGATCCTGCCGATGAGCATTCATGGGCATAAGTGTAGCGGCGTTCTTGTCGCAGAGGCCAAGAACATCATTCATGAATACTACGTCTCCATTTCACTCGACAGGGACTCTCGCGACTTCGATGTGTTGGCCACTGCCCATGGCGGCACCGAGGTCGAGGAAATCGCAAAGAGCCATCCAGAGGCAGTCAAGCGTCTGCATATCAGTCCGCTTGAGGACTTTGACATCGAAGCGGCCACCGACATGGCCAAGGCCATTGGCTTCTATCACGCCGATGTCGACCAGGCTGCCGAAATTCTGCTGAAGATGTGGCGCGTATTCACCAAGAACGATGCCACACTTGTGGAAATCAACCCCTTGGCGAAGATCGGCGATCCCGAGGACGAGTCCTCAAAGTCGTTGAGCGCCTTGGATGCGAAGATATCCCTGGACGACAACGCCGCGTTCCGACACGATGGATGGAAGCGGTTCAGCGATCCGATCAGGGTGGATCCCTTCGAACAGCAGGCGCGGGAACATGGATTGCACTATGTCCACCTGCACGGCGAGGTAGGCGTCATCGGCAACGGCGCAGGTCTGGTAATGAGTTCGCTCGATGCGGTCTCAGGAGCTGGCGAGGAGCAGAAATCGGGTGTCAAGCCCGCGAACTTCCTTGATATCGGTGGTGGTGCGTCTGCGGAGGTGATGAACAAGAGCCTGTCGATCGTGCTCTCCGATCCGCAGGTCGTTTCGGTCCTCGTGAATGTGTATGGAGGCATCACCTCCTGCGAGCAGGTCGCGCAGGGAATCATCCTGGCCTTGGATGAGATCGTCTCTCCCAAGCCGGTCGTCGTTCGCTTCGATGGCAACCAGGCTGCAGAAGGTCTGAGGATACTCGAGAATTCCGGCAATCCCAGGGTTCATGTGGCGAAGACCATGGAAGAGGCGGCTCATGTGGCCGCAAGCCTCGCTGCTCAGCAAACCACCAAGGTTCCCATCGCGGGAAGGGAAGGTCTGTGA
- a CDS encoding adenine phosphoribosyltransferase: protein MSNSDITIAKLNTVGEANAQYVVSLIRSIPDFPKQGILFRDFMPVLSDSKANHLLNEALVKAIPVNLDEFDTIAGLEARGFLIGPPMAELTGKGFVAVRKAGKLPPDTYAEDYSLEYGSASIEIERNAIHPGERILLVDDLIATGGSALAARRLIEQAGGIVVGCSFVMELDGLHGREALGLDAVSSLMMMPA, encoded by the coding sequence ATGTCTAACTCAGACATCACCATCGCAAAGCTCAATACGGTGGGTGAGGCAAACGCGCAATATGTCGTTTCGCTCATTCGGTCCATTCCCGATTTCCCCAAGCAGGGCATTCTATTCCGAGATTTCATGCCGGTGCTCTCGGATTCGAAGGCCAACCATCTGCTCAATGAGGCGCTCGTCAAGGCAATCCCAGTGAATCTGGACGAGTTCGATACCATTGCAGGATTGGAGGCGAGGGGATTCCTCATCGGTCCTCCGATGGCGGAGCTCACCGGGAAAGGCTTCGTGGCGGTGCGAAAGGCAGGCAAGCTGCCTCCTGACACCTATGCAGAGGATTATTCCCTGGAATATGGTTCGGCAAGCATTGAAATCGAGCGCAATGCGATTCATCCGGGTGAGCGCATACTTCTTGTCGACGATCTGATTGCGACTGGCGGTTCCGCCCTCGCTGCCCGCCGTCTGATCGAACAGGCCGGAGGAATAGTGGTTGGGTGTAGTTTTGTTATGGAGCTGGATGGCCTTCATGGCCGTGAGGCACTTGGTTTGGATGCTGTCAGCTCCTTGATGATGATGCCTGCATAA
- the yajC gene encoding preprotein translocase subunit YajC, translating into MQYSFLIILVVLMGGMMWWQSRKAKQQQSKVKDFRDSLQPGKEVATYSGLLGTIVSVDLEKEQAVIDSEGTLSKWRLQAITEPPVVPAYVHDDEVDDNGNPLPAVEATSADTEASQASIDTTVVDDTQVPIDGDAADSVPTAPTTTAGYDQSTESTSSNN; encoded by the coding sequence ATGCAGTATTCTTTCCTCATTATCCTCGTCGTCCTCATGGGAGGAATGATGTGGTGGCAGTCGCGTAAGGCCAAGCAGCAGCAGAGCAAGGTGAAGGATTTCCGCGACTCACTGCAGCCAGGCAAGGAAGTTGCCACATATTCCGGTCTTCTTGGCACGATCGTTTCGGTCGATCTTGAAAAGGAACAGGCCGTGATCGATTCCGAAGGAACACTTTCGAAGTGGAGGCTTCAGGCCATCACCGAGCCTCCCGTGGTTCCCGCATATGTCCATGACGATGAAGTCGATGACAATGGCAATCCTCTGCCTGCAGTCGAGGCGACATCTGCAGACACGGAGGCGTCCCAGGCTTCGATCGACACCACGGTCGTAGATGACACCCAGGTTCCGATCGACGGCGATGCCGCTGACAGCGTGCCTACAGCACCTACCACGACCGCCGGCTATGACCAATCCACCGAATCAACGTCAAGCAATAACTGA